One window of the Fibrobacter sp. UWR4 genome contains the following:
- the pyrR gene encoding bifunctional pyr operon transcriptional regulator/uracil phosphoribosyltransferase PyrR, with translation MKDNCKKIRELLSAQAMEFALDEMAAKIAKIHPSANDLVILGMASRGIPLAKKLKERLDAKFGGSVEFGSLDATFYRDDFHYRKHVSTEMRITEMPASVEGKTVILVDDVLYTGRSTLAAMRAILDLGRPAAIRLCVLVDRGHRELPIAPDCVGLAVETAQNQEVRVKIEPIDQENSVTLVEVEA, from the coding sequence ATGAAAGACAACTGCAAAAAGATTCGTGAATTGCTGTCTGCCCAGGCTATGGAATTTGCCTTGGATGAGATGGCTGCAAAAATCGCAAAGATCCATCCTTCCGCAAATGACCTGGTCATCCTCGGTATGGCTAGCCGCGGTATCCCTCTGGCAAAGAAGCTGAAGGAACGCTTGGACGCAAAGTTCGGCGGCTCCGTGGAATTCGGAAGTTTGGATGCAACATTCTACCGCGACGATTTCCATTACCGCAAGCACGTTTCCACCGAGATGCGCATTACTGAAATGCCTGCTTCCGTAGAAGGCAAGACTGTGATCCTGGTAGACGATGTGCTTTACACCGGTCGTTCCACCTTGGCTGCTATGCGAGCCATCCTGGATCTTGGACGTCCCGCAGCTATCCGTCTTTGCGTGTTGGTGGACCGCGGTCACCGTGAACTTCCCATTGCCCCTGACTGCGTGGGTCTGGCTGTTGAAACAGCCCAGAATCAGGAAGTCCGCGTGAAGATTGAACCTATTGATCAAGAAAATTCTGTTACTCTCGTAGAAGTGGAGGCTTAA
- a CDS encoding aspartate carbamoyltransferase catalytic subunit: MSALQIKHLFGLQGVSKQDIRTILDHAKQFREILERPVKKVPSLRGMTVVNLFFENSTRTRTSFELAEKRLSADTVNFTTASSSVKKGETLVDTLRNIESMKIDIVVVRHKGTGVPKFLAEHSNAIVVNAGDGAHEHPTQGLLDMLTIEEKLGTLEGKKVAIIGDIRHSRVARSNIWGMTTMGAHVTLCGPSTLVPRNTELLQYPELAGSVSWETDVKKAVQDADAVIALRLQNERMDDALLPSTREYRNFFGITEEVLACCKDKVIIMHPGPINRGVELDSDIADGEHSVILDQVTNGVAVRMAVLFLLAGGRNNENA, from the coding sequence GTGAGCGCTTTGCAAATCAAGCATTTGTTCGGGCTCCAGGGCGTGTCCAAGCAGGACATCCGCACTATTTTGGACCATGCAAAACAGTTCCGTGAAATTCTGGAACGCCCGGTAAAGAAGGTTCCTAGCCTTCGCGGCATGACCGTGGTGAACCTGTTCTTCGAAAACAGCACCCGCACCCGCACCAGTTTTGAACTGGCAGAAAAGCGCCTCTCCGCAGACACCGTGAACTTCACAACCGCAAGTTCCAGCGTGAAGAAGGGCGAGACTCTGGTGGATACCCTCCGCAACATCGAGTCCATGAAGATTGATATCGTGGTGGTCCGCCACAAGGGAACTGGCGTTCCCAAGTTCCTGGCTGAACACAGCAACGCCATTGTGGTGAATGCTGGCGACGGCGCCCACGAACATCCTACCCAGGGTCTTCTGGACATGCTCACCATCGAAGAAAAGCTTGGCACTCTCGAAGGCAAGAAGGTGGCGATCATTGGTGACATTCGCCATAGCCGCGTGGCCCGCTCTAACATCTGGGGTATGACTACCATGGGCGCACATGTGACTCTCTGCGGTCCGTCTACCTTGGTTCCCCGCAATACCGAATTGCTCCAGTATCCCGAACTGGCTGGCTCCGTCAGCTGGGAAACCGATGTGAAGAAGGCTGTTCAGGATGCGGACGCTGTAATTGCACTTCGTTTGCAGAATGAACGTATGGACGACGCACTTCTCCCTAGCACCCGCGAATACCGCAACTTCTTTGGCATTACCGAAGAGGTGCTCGCTTGCTGCAAGGACAAGGTCATCATCATGCATCCGGGTCCCATCAACCGCGGCGTGGAACTGGATTCCGATATCGCCGACGGTGAACATTCCGTTATTCTCGATCAGGTGACCAACGGCGTTGCAGTCCGTATGGCAGTTCTCTTCCTTTTGGCTGGAGGTCGCAACAATGAAAATGCTTAA
- a CDS encoding dihydroorotase, giving the protein MKMLNHRDYYTCSQVVLKNVKFWTGSKFESRDQLVLDSQKGFAAGEVSASAKVVDCKGALVMPALFGLGLDFKEPLRDDVYTFADGFDAMRKGGFYGGLYESSANPIDDADKFTAMVNRFDIGGKDQCCANDFDVKFLGAYSKGFGTDSLAEMMELAEAGVAGFGDGNGAIPHSRFLRLAMEYGKMTGKRFFFLPMDKTLRKSGCVHEGAYSDMLGMKGIPRIAETIAAFTVLEAARFLQVPVHFKQVTCGETLDLIRNARKNGMDVTCDVGIYHLLFDDSCLELLDSAYHVLPPFRSAKDREALWAGIVDGTVNAISMNHTPVLRQDADVNFEDSVPGALSLEIALPAIWNKLVERVGEARAIELLSTAPANLVEAEPAYEVGSDKQANVVVLDASKSHVVCRKDFSGHVCNTPLMGQELSSSIVGTFINGVWTEF; this is encoded by the coding sequence ATGAAAATGCTTAATCATCGTGATTATTACACCTGCAGTCAGGTGGTGCTGAAGAACGTTAAGTTCTGGACTGGTTCTAAGTTTGAATCTCGCGATCAGCTTGTCTTGGATAGTCAGAAGGGTTTTGCTGCAGGCGAAGTTTCCGCTTCTGCAAAGGTTGTTGATTGCAAGGGCGCTCTTGTGATGCCCGCTCTCTTTGGCCTTGGCCTTGATTTTAAGGAACCTCTCCGCGATGACGTTTATACTTTCGCAGACGGTTTTGATGCAATGCGTAAGGGTGGTTTCTACGGCGGCCTTTATGAAAGCTCCGCAAATCCCATTGATGACGCAGACAAGTTTACCGCCATGGTAAATCGCTTTGACATTGGCGGTAAGGATCAGTGCTGCGCAAATGATTTTGATGTGAAGTTCCTGGGGGCCTATAGTAAGGGCTTTGGTACTGACAGTCTAGCCGAAATGATGGAGTTAGCTGAAGCAGGCGTGGCTGGCTTTGGTGATGGCAATGGCGCCATTCCTCATTCACGATTCCTCCGTCTCGCCATGGAATATGGCAAGATGACTGGCAAGCGTTTCTTCTTCCTGCCTATGGACAAGACTCTCCGTAAGAGTGGCTGTGTTCATGAAGGTGCTTATTCCGATATGCTGGGGATGAAGGGCATTCCTCGCATTGCTGAAACGATTGCGGCCTTTACCGTTCTTGAAGCAGCCCGCTTCCTTCAGGTGCCCGTGCATTTCAAGCAGGTAACCTGTGGCGAAACTTTGGACTTGATCCGCAATGCCCGTAAGAACGGCATGGACGTTACCTGCGACGTTGGCATCTACCACCTGCTGTTCGACGATTCCTGCCTGGAACTTCTGGATTCTGCTTATCACGTTCTGCCGCCGTTCCGTTCCGCAAAGGATAGGGAAGCCCTTTGGGCTGGCATTGTAGACGGTACAGTAAATGCCATTAGCATGAACCACACCCCGGTGCTCCGTCAGGATGCCGATGTGAACTTCGAAGATTCCGTTCCTGGAGCATTGTCCCTGGAAATTGCTCTCCCTGCAATTTGGAACAAACTTGTGGAACGTGTTGGTGAAGCTCGTGCGATCGAACTGCTTTCTACCGCTCCCGCTAATTTGGTTGAAGCGGAACCTGCCTATGAAGTCGGCTCTGATAAGCAAGCAAATGTGGTTGTCCTGGATGCATCCAAATCTCATGTGGTTTGCCGCAAGGATTTCTCGGGCCATGTCTGCAATACCCCGTTGATGGGTCAGGAACTTTCCTCCTCTATCGTGGGTACGTTCATCAATGGAGTCTGGACGGAGTTCTAG
- a CDS encoding PilZ domain-containing protein, whose amino-acid sequence MIPDPLQLVWIAFFVISFLVLLVLIEIHRINYKRENDEMFGTEAFEDKVRAFLFTDKERRTLEKMIRASSFENKDAVINSSSHFEKAVTNFYDFRDVFTVRDETVEAVESIRNKMDFTASNPLTEVCSTRQFNVGDRIDLFLDEGRVFKHSEIVWRTEKEWAISYDGSCGPANFFIEKEVLVRWTRPGDAVYSTPLTVRSCTGDSLVLPHSAELDKRQLRRWVREQVSFPVKAAFPDGGVIGGALIDLSAGGIMIGLPVVCEPGQHLHIEFELPSFGMENVEIEILRNLGQKSKEYPDFYCLTASFTGKFGWTQERVLQYLFEVSKERKNKEIQEKKEKVS is encoded by the coding sequence ATGATTCCTGATCCGCTTCAATTAGTCTGGATTGCGTTCTTTGTAATCTCGTTTCTCGTGCTGTTGGTGCTTATTGAAATTCACCGCATTAACTATAAGCGCGAGAATGACGAGATGTTCGGAACGGAAGCCTTCGAAGATAAGGTGAGGGCTTTCTTGTTCACGGACAAGGAACGCAGGACTCTTGAAAAGATGATCAGAGCGTCATCCTTTGAAAACAAGGACGCTGTCATTAATTCTTCCAGTCACTTTGAAAAGGCCGTAACAAATTTTTACGATTTTCGTGATGTATTCACCGTTCGTGACGAAACCGTTGAGGCGGTAGAAAGTATCCGCAACAAGATGGACTTTACCGCGAGCAATCCCTTGACGGAAGTGTGTTCGACAAGGCAGTTTAATGTGGGGGACCGTATCGACCTGTTCTTGGACGAAGGCAGAGTCTTTAAGCATTCTGAGATCGTATGGCGTACGGAAAAGGAATGGGCTATCTCTTATGATGGATCCTGTGGACCTGCTAATTTCTTTATTGAGAAGGAGGTGCTGGTCCGCTGGACTCGTCCCGGTGATGCAGTTTATTCGACTCCACTTACTGTTCGTTCCTGTACCGGCGATTCTCTTGTTCTTCCTCATTCTGCGGAACTGGATAAGCGTCAGCTCCGTCGTTGGGTTCGTGAACAGGTGTCTTTTCCGGTAAAGGCGGCATTCCCCGATGGAGGTGTTATTGGCGGTGCCTTGATAGATCTTTCTGCAGGCGGTATTATGATTGGCTTGCCTGTAGTCTGTGAGCCAGGACAGCACCTGCATATCGAATTTGAATTGCCCAGCTTTGGTATGGAAAACGTGGAAATTGAAATCCTGCGTAATCTTGGACAGAAAAGCAAGGAATATCCAGATTTTTACTGCCTGACCGCTTCCTTTACGGGTAAGTTTGGCTGGACTCAGGAACGTGTGCTTCAGTATCTTTTTGAGGTCAGTAAGGAACGAAAGAACAAAGAAATCCAGGAAAAAAAGGAAAAAGTGAGCTAA
- the pilM gene encoding pilus assembly protein PilM has product MALGLIAKIRGERETVGIDVGHYSIKLVKVLHNSRGGRIVVDADLEKVPDGAVVNGEIQTGDGEGAEGEGGKTEKSGAELLADALNKLLLRHPVDDSCDVVISVNCGAGAGGVLVDRLAVKVPKNGNEAAIILQTAQSRPPFDDTDNVVDFEVVSRENEDVKVNVVAAKSGLLESWAQFFIRRGVRPSAVDVDIFGLVNAFFATAKEDDLSATTAIFNIGEKKMSVAFMQDGKFHSMRAMTGGSLDMVIRKTCSNLEISADKCHEIFDTGDMAVVDGFSESEVEAVLKDAYEDLMAQIDFGIRYFSSAEDTKSLNRILLGGGGAAIPGLKEFIAERTGLEVETVNPFSLVECDAKVLGANGISVALSNIYAPALGLALRKF; this is encoded by the coding sequence TTGGCTTTAGGATTGATTGCGAAAATTCGTGGCGAACGCGAGACCGTCGGCATTGATGTTGGACACTACAGCATCAAGCTTGTCAAGGTGTTGCATAATTCCCGCGGTGGAAGGATTGTGGTAGATGCCGACCTGGAAAAGGTTCCGGATGGTGCTGTCGTCAATGGAGAAATCCAGACTGGCGATGGCGAAGGTGCCGAAGGTGAAGGCGGCAAGACCGAAAAGAGCGGTGCAGAACTCCTGGCCGATGCTTTGAATAAGCTCCTTTTGAGACATCCTGTGGATGATTCCTGTGATGTCGTTATTTCTGTAAACTGTGGTGCTGGTGCTGGTGGTGTCCTTGTGGACCGACTGGCTGTGAAGGTCCCCAAAAACGGCAACGAGGCCGCAATTATCCTTCAGACCGCCCAGTCCCGTCCGCCCTTTGATGATACGGACAACGTGGTGGACTTTGAAGTTGTCTCTCGCGAAAATGAAGATGTCAAGGTCAATGTGGTGGCTGCAAAGAGTGGCCTGCTGGAATCCTGGGCGCAGTTCTTCATTCGTCGTGGCGTCCGTCCGTCGGCGGTGGATGTAGATATTTTTGGTCTTGTAAATGCATTCTTTGCAACAGCAAAGGAAGACGATCTGAGTGCAACAACCGCCATTTTCAATATTGGCGAAAAGAAGATGAGTGTTGCTTTCATGCAGGATGGCAAGTTCCATTCCATGCGAGCCATGACTGGTGGTTCGTTGGATATGGTCATTCGTAAGACCTGCTCCAACTTGGAAATTAGTGCCGATAAATGTCACGAAATTTTTGATACAGGTGACATGGCTGTGGTGGATGGATTCTCTGAATCCGAAGTGGAAGCTGTCCTGAAGGATGCTTACGAAGATCTCATGGCCCAGATCGATTTCGGTATCCGTTATTTCTCTTCTGCAGAAGATACCAAGTCTTTGAACCGCATTCTTTTGGGCGGTGGTGGCGCTGCTATCCCTGGCCTTAAGGAATTTATTGCTGAACGTACTGGTCTGGAAGTTGAAACCGTCAATCCTTTCAGCCTTGTGGAATGTGATGCAAAGGTCTTGGGTGCAAATGGAATCTCTGTAGCCCTGTCCAACATCTACGCCCCGGCTCTGGGACTTGCATTGAGGAAATTCTAA
- a CDS encoding PilN domain-containing protein produces the protein MAAKKKTTQRSALAISINLLPTEFRKKQKDFSWVTDRRTIWPTLALIAAIVCASMVFSYIDETINGLTSELERVRSEVEKQRPLLTKIDDLEKKQGVVNTKINSLKSIQVSKKRWVMLFENISSVLPPNMWITSINQIGNMDLEMKGTTFDFSEVAEYMVKLEKQVSVQNVSLVTISTTKVDGEEAYSFTIKMVMNQDLGEK, from the coding sequence ATGGCTGCTAAGAAAAAGACTACTCAGAGAAGCGCCCTTGCGATTTCCATCAACCTCTTGCCTACGGAATTCCGTAAGAAGCAGAAGGATTTCTCCTGGGTAACTGATCGCCGTACCATTTGGCCGACGCTTGCTCTTATTGCGGCAATCGTCTGTGCTTCAATGGTGTTTAGTTACATTGACGAAACCATTAACGGCTTGACTTCTGAACTTGAACGTGTTCGTTCCGAAGTGGAAAAACAACGCCCCTTGCTTACCAAGATTGATGACCTGGAAAAGAAGCAGGGTGTGGTCAATACCAAGATTAACTCCCTGAAGTCCATTCAGGTGAGCAAGAAAAGATGGGTGATGTTGTTCGAAAACATCTCCTCCGTCCTTCCGCCTAACATGTGGATTACCAGCATTAACCAGATCGGTAATATGGACCTGGAAATGAAGGGAACCACTTTTGACTTCTCCGAAGTGGCCGAATATATGGTCAAGTTGGAAAAGCAGGTTAGTGTGCAGAACGTTTCCCTGGTGACAATCTCCACGACTAAGGTCGATGGGGAAGAAGCCTATAGTTTCACCATCAAGATGGTTATGAACCAAGACCTTGGGGAGAAATGA
- a CDS encoding type 4a pilus biogenesis protein PilO translates to MGKIDFKDKKTIYALVIVAIIALGAYYMWDYVWNPFDAQRASLESDLRSTQAELDKINSKKHRVQELEMQLVQAEKDFEKLKEMFPEEEKVPLRLQDLYSVLRSSGVQIQKFNPEGRSEREHYIENRYSIAVNSGYHMLGYLFAEIANFNYPTAISNLKLNRYSGIANEIQKAETHGWTPITMSVSFNLTTYTSKKVGK, encoded by the coding sequence ATGGGTAAGATAGACTTTAAAGACAAAAAGACCATATACGCCCTTGTCATTGTGGCTATTATCGCTCTTGGCGCCTACTACATGTGGGATTATGTTTGGAATCCGTTTGATGCACAGCGTGCATCTCTCGAATCCGATTTGCGTTCTACACAGGCTGAACTGGACAAGATCAATTCCAAGAAGCATCGAGTTCAGGAACTGGAAATGCAGTTGGTCCAGGCTGAAAAAGATTTCGAAAAACTGAAAGAAATGTTCCCGGAAGAAGAAAAGGTTCCTCTGCGCCTGCAGGACCTGTATTCTGTGCTTCGTAGCTCCGGCGTTCAGATTCAGAAGTTCAACCCGGAAGGTCGTTCCGAACGTGAACATTACATTGAGAACCGCTACTCTATTGCGGTTAACTCTGGTTACCACATGCTGGGATACCTGTTTGCCGAAATCGCAAACTTCAATTATCCTACCGCAATCAGTAACTTGAAACTGAATCGTTATTCTGGTATCGCCAACGAAATCCAGAAGGCTGAAACTCATGGTTGGACTCCGATTACCATGTCTGTGTCTTTCAACCTGACTACTTACACATCCAAGAAGGTAGGCAAGTAA
- the pilQ gene encoding type IV pilus secretin PilQ — MKNMTKILTVLLLVFGIAFAWSAPAEGSVAPNKKLYDFNFVNMDYEAVFRSVSVIAGVDILLAPDVKGKMTLRVTKKTWQETMDIICSMNDLTWVIQDKYITIQRQATYQAKQKKIADEEAQAENNAPLVRKNFQVHHAKADELVKVLESMKSGRGKITTVERTNSIIVYDTDSKIEQMEKALQELDVETLQIMITAKLVVVNSERARELGVDWSASMGTSTLTPGTAGGGVGGAGASRTSAAIQSYPHGGATPAVSGATSAISASLLDNNLQIAISNLMGDASTEVLASPQVSTLDNTEAKVFMGDKVSIRVIDDSGESSTQMVETGIKLTVTPHVSGDNRILLDLHPENNSYDYDSKGEIVISTQEAQTKVVVADGETVVIGGLTRNETQESESGIPFLKDIPLLGNLFKYTRKSVVKKDLVIFVTPRIIRNYIGNVDISEPTREQSSNSAPEAKKVEPEAVPVQSAPAEEPAAQPAEPAYEEPVAEEPAYSAPAEEAPAAPPVPETESSEDDEW, encoded by the coding sequence ATGAAAAATATGACTAAAATCCTAACTGTACTTCTTCTGGTATTTGGCATTGCCTTTGCCTGGAGTGCCCCTGCCGAGGGATCTGTTGCTCCCAACAAGAAATTGTATGATTTCAACTTCGTGAATATGGACTACGAAGCCGTATTCCGTTCCGTGTCCGTGATTGCTGGCGTGGATATTTTGCTTGCTCCCGATGTGAAGGGCAAAATGACTCTTCGTGTCACCAAGAAGACATGGCAAGAAACCATGGATATTATCTGTAGCATGAATGACCTGACTTGGGTGATTCAGGACAAGTACATTACCATTCAGCGTCAGGCTACTTACCAGGCAAAGCAGAAGAAGATTGCCGACGAAGAAGCCCAGGCCGAAAACAACGCCCCGCTGGTTCGTAAGAACTTCCAGGTCCACCATGCTAAGGCTGATGAACTGGTGAAGGTTCTGGAAAGCATGAAGTCTGGCCGTGGTAAGATCACTACCGTGGAACGTACCAACTCCATCATTGTCTATGATACTGATTCTAAGATCGAACAGATGGAAAAGGCTCTTCAGGAACTTGATGTCGAAACTCTGCAGATTATGATTACTGCAAAGCTTGTGGTTGTAAATAGCGAACGTGCTCGCGAACTGGGTGTTGACTGGAGTGCTTCCATGGGTACTTCTACTCTTACTCCGGGTACTGCTGGCGGTGGCGTAGGTGGTGCAGGCGCTTCTCGTACCAGTGCTGCCATTCAGTCCTATCCCCATGGTGGCGCAACACCTGCTGTTAGCGGTGCTACTTCTGCTATTTCTGCAAGTCTTTTGGATAACAACCTCCAGATTGCAATTAGCAACCTGATGGGTGATGCTTCTACTGAAGTTCTCGCAAGTCCCCAGGTTTCCACTCTGGATAACACTGAAGCCAAGGTGTTCATGGGTGACAAGGTTTCTATTCGTGTGATTGACGATAGTGGTGAATCCTCTACTCAGATGGTGGAAACCGGTATTAAGCTGACTGTTACTCCCCATGTTTCTGGTGACAACCGCATCTTGCTGGATCTCCATCCGGAAAACAACTCCTATGACTACGACTCCAAGGGTGAAATCGTGATTTCTACTCAGGAAGCTCAAACAAAGGTCGTTGTGGCTGATGGTGAAACTGTTGTAATCGGTGGTCTGACTCGTAACGAAACTCAGGAATCTGAAAGTGGTATTCCTTTCCTGAAGGATATCCCGCTGTTGGGCAACCTCTTCAAGTACACTCGTAAGTCTGTTGTGAAGAAGGATCTGGTAATCTTCGTTACTCCGCGCATTATTCGCAACTACATCGGTAACGTGGACATTTCCGAACCTACTCGTGAACAGTCTTCTAATAGCGCTCCTGAAGCAAAGAAGGTTGAACCGGAAGCTGTACCTGTCCAGTCCGCTCCTGCAGAAGAACCTGCTGCCCAGCCGGCTGAACCTGCTTACGAAGAACCTGTTGCCGAAGAACCTGCTTACTCTGCTCCTGCTGAAGAAGCTCCTGCCGCTCCTCCCGTACCGGAAACAGAAAGCAGCGAAGATGACGAATGGTAA